In one Planctomycetota bacterium genomic region, the following are encoded:
- a CDS encoding Hsp70 family protein — MLRIGQKLVRVPGLPRNTTIPTSKKEIFSTAADSQTEVEIHILQGEREMASDNRTLGKFRLAGIPAARRGVPQIEVTFDIDANGILNVAALDKATNKKQSIVIQASSGLAKDEVERMVKDAGQYAENDKQRKSLAEARNQADQLIYSSENTVAELGDKVTPDEKGKINSALERLKKAKEKEDVAEIKSAMEELTKSSHTLAQKLYEQANKQTGGQAGGASSFQGERSPDDMSGTQEPPQQEQPPSGEKGKGKDGDNIIDAEFETKDK, encoded by the coding sequence ATACTGCGGATTGGTCAGAAATTGGTACGTGTCCCCGGATTACCCCGCAATACCACGATTCCGACCAGCAAGAAAGAGATATTCTCCACCGCGGCCGACAGCCAGACCGAGGTGGAAATCCACATCCTCCAGGGCGAACGCGAGATGGCGTCCGACAACCGGACCCTGGGCAAGTTCCGCCTGGCCGGGATTCCGGCCGCGCGGCGCGGCGTGCCACAAATCGAGGTAACATTTGACATAGACGCCAACGGCATACTCAATGTCGCGGCGCTTGATAAGGCCACCAACAAAAAGCAGTCCATCGTTATCCAGGCGTCTTCAGGACTGGCCAAGGACGAGGTGGAACGGATGGTCAAGGACGCCGGACAATATGCCGAGAACGACAAGCAGCGGAAATCGCTGGCCGAGGCGCGCAACCAGGCCGACCAGTTAATCTACTCCTCGGAAAATACCGTAGCCGAATTAGGCGACAAAGTCACTCCGGACGAAAAAGGCAAGATTAACTCCGCGCTGGAGCGGCTCAAGAAAGCCAAGGAAAAGGAAGACGTAGCCGAAATCAAAAGCGCTATGGAGGAACTAACCAAATCCAGCCATACCCTGGCTCAGAAATTGTATGAACAGGCCAACAAACAGACCGGCGGTCAGGCAGGCGGAGCGAGCTCTTTCCAAGGCGAGCGTAGTCCCGACGATATGTCGGGAACCCAAGAACCCCCTCAGCAGGAGCAACCGCCCAGTGGTGAAAAAGGCAAAGGCAAGGACGGCGACAACATCATAGACGCCGAATTCGAGACCAAGGATAAATAA
- the dnaK gene encoding molecular chaperone DnaK, protein MGKTIGIDLGTTLSVVAVREGNETTVITNAEGGRLTPSIVAFTDKGERLVGQLAKRQAITNPANTVYSIKRFMGRRRSEVAQEEKMVPYKVVGSGDEMVKVEARGKQYSPPEISAMILQKLKETAEAYLGEKVTDAVITVPAYFNDSQRQATKDAGKIAGLDVKRIINEPTAAALAYGLDKKKNEKVAVYDLGGGTFDVSVLEVGDGVVEVLSTNGNTHLGGDDFDQRLINFVADEFKKKEGIDLRKDQMALQRLKEACERAKCELSSSVQTEVNLPFITADSTGPKHLQLTITRAKLEQLIEDLLVSSLAPCKQALADAKLKPEELDEVVLVGGSTRIPRVQELVKEYFKKEPNRSVNPDEVVAVGAAIQGAVLKGDIKDILLLDVTPLTLGIETMGGIRTPLITRNTTIPTSKKEIFSTAADSQTEVEIHILQGEREMASDNRTLGKFRLAGIPAARRGVPQIEVTFDIDANGILNVAALDKATNKKQSIVIQASSGLAKEEVERMVKDAGQYAEQDKQRKSLAEARNQADQLIYSSENTVTELGDKVTPDEKGKINSALERLKKAKEKDDVAEIKSAMEELTKSSHTLAQKLYEQANKQTGGQAGPGAGPDAGGPMGGGFEQGQEPPQQQPPSGEKGKGKEGDNIIDAEFETKDKS, encoded by the coding sequence ATGGGAAAAACTATAGGCATTGATTTGGGCACCACTTTATCAGTCGTGGCCGTGCGCGAAGGCAACGAGACCACCGTCATCACCAACGCCGAAGGCGGACGGCTGACCCCGTCCATCGTGGCATTCACGGACAAGGGCGAACGGCTGGTCGGACAATTAGCCAAGCGCCAGGCCATCACCAACCCGGCCAATACCGTCTATTCCATCAAGCGCTTTATGGGCCGCCGGCGCTCCGAAGTAGCCCAGGAGGAAAAGATGGTTCCCTACAAGGTGGTCGGCTCAGGCGATGAAATGGTCAAGGTGGAGGCCCGGGGCAAGCAGTATTCGCCGCCGGAAATCTCGGCCATGATTCTCCAGAAACTCAAAGAAACCGCCGAGGCATACCTGGGCGAAAAGGTGACTGACGCGGTCATTACCGTGCCGGCATATTTCAACGACTCACAGCGCCAGGCCACCAAGGACGCCGGAAAAATCGCCGGCCTGGACGTCAAGCGCATCATCAACGAGCCGACCGCCGCGGCACTGGCCTACGGATTGGATAAGAAGAAGAACGAAAAGGTGGCCGTCTATGATTTGGGCGGCGGCACCTTCGACGTCTCAGTCCTGGAAGTGGGCGACGGCGTGGTCGAGGTCCTGTCCACCAACGGCAATACCCATCTGGGCGGCGATGATTTTGACCAGCGCCTGATTAATTTCGTGGCTGACGAATTCAAGAAAAAGGAAGGCATTGACCTGCGCAAAGACCAGATGGCATTACAGCGCCTGAAAGAGGCCTGCGAACGCGCCAAGTGCGAACTGTCATCCTCGGTCCAGACCGAGGTCAACCTGCCCTTTATCACGGCTGACAGCACCGGCCCGAAACATCTCCAGCTGACCATTACCCGGGCCAAGCTGGAGCAACTCATCGAAGACCTGCTGGTCTCGTCGCTGGCGCCGTGCAAGCAGGCGCTGGCCGACGCCAAACTCAAGCCCGAAGAACTGGACGAGGTGGTCCTGGTGGGCGGCTCAACCAGAATCCCGCGCGTCCAGGAACTGGTCAAAGAATACTTCAAGAAAGAACCCAATCGCTCGGTCAATCCTGACGAGGTGGTGGCGGTGGGCGCGGCTATCCAGGGCGCGGTCTTGAAAGGCGACATCAAGGACATCCTGCTCCTGGACGTGACGCCCCTGACCTTAGGTATAGAAACCATGGGCGGCATCCGGACCCCGTTAATCACCCGCAATACCACGATTCCGACCAGCAAGAAAGAGATATTCTCCACCGCGGCCGACAGCCAGACCGAGGTGGAAATCCACATCCTCCAGGGCGAACGCGAGATGGCATCCGATAACCGGACCCTGGGCAAGTTCCGCCTGGCCGGGATTCCGGCCGCGCGGCGCGGCGTGCCCCAAATCGAGGTAACATTTGACATTGACGCTAACGGCATACTCAATGTCGCGGCGCTTGATAAGGCCACCAACAAAAAGCAGTCCATCGTCATCCAGGCGTCTTCCGGACTGGCCAAGGAAGAGGTGGAACGGATGGTCAAGGACGCCGGGCAATACGCCGAACAGGACAAGCAGCGGAAATCGCTGGCCGAGGCGCGCAACCAGGCCGACCAGTTAATCTACTCCTCGGAAAATACCGTGACTGAATTAGGCGACAAGGTCACCCCGGACGAAAAAGGCAAGATTAACTCCGCGCTGGAACGGTTAAAGAAAGCCAAGGAAAAAGACGACGTGGCCGAAATCAAAAGCGCTATGGAAGAACTGACCAAATCCAGCCATACCCTGGCTCAAAAGTTATACGAACAGGCCAACAAACAGACCGGCGGCCAGGCAGGACCCGGCGCTGGCCCAGATGCCGGCGGGCCGATGGGTGGCGGATTTGAGCAGGGACAAGAGCCACCTCAACAGCAACCGCCCAGTGGCGAAAAGGGTAAAGGCAAGGAAGGCGACAATATCATAGACGCCGAATTCGAGACCAAGGATAAATCTTAG
- a CDS encoding HEAT repeat domain-containing protein, protein MTTRTKWIILIGEITLVVIAITGFVWYRNSIYYTRHELHNKDKRVCYHNVLILGESGDKESIPEIRKLLHDDEVVLQSACISALGNLEDKESIPEIRKFLTGQNPICCKAAITALAKLGDKKSIPEIKKFLDYKGNDVYEAAEKALRKLGVPEEEINKAKEKK, encoded by the coding sequence ATGACCACACGAACCAAATGGATTATTTTGATAGGCGAGATTACTCTTGTCGTAATCGCCATAACCGGATTCGTCTGGTACCGTAATTCTATTTATTATACACGTCATGAACTTCATAATAAAGATAAACGTGTCTGTTATCATAATGTCCTTATCCTTGGAGAATCTGGCGACAAAGAATCTATCCCGGAAATCCGTAAATTGCTTCACGATGACGAAGTAGTGTTACAAAGTGCATGCATATCTGCTCTCGGCAATTTAGAAGACAAAGAATCTATCCCGGAAATACGAAAATTTCTTACTGGTCAAAACCCAATTTGCTGTAAAGCTGCTATTACTGCGCTTGCTAAATTGGGAGATAAGAAATCCATCCCTGAGATAAAGAAGTTTCTTGATTATAAAGGCAACGATGTATATGAAGCCGCCGAGAAAGCATTAAGGAAACTCGGCGTGCCGGAAGAGGAAATTAATAAGGCGAAAGAAAAGAAATAG
- a CDS encoding M20/M25/M40 family metallo-hydrolase: MKQVLLYSLVLICVICGCQSSGMAGTPSSAPEPLNITGHKITAELDPTIHYITATDTLEATVEKQGVPPKVGNFFFALHPGLELKSLALSDGKTSKPVKFTKGKSEGLQSYNFSLPLASTQTPDKFTLIASYEGKIYDKPETEKTLGFVAGGRTSGIISEEGVYLHHGSGWYPRVPSSPMIRFEVTTLTPAGWEVVGQNELKARTVVGNQVRTTWTSDILFDSYTLVAGKYVITAEQFNGIRVASYFYKDSQQFAQAHIEAAKNFLALFPTFLTPYPFKSFSIVENFFTTGYGMPSYTLLGTDVIMMGRHANEGGLGHEIMHCWWGNYVNVDESRGNWCEGLTTYCSNYYFLELKKTPVDALNYRRINCVKFSAFVNEGNDKPVRTFVGKQAEIDNEIGYGKPSAMFHMLRKMMGDKAFVDALRLVIKEKGGNKANWEDFQFAFEKTSGQKLQWFFDQWLDRTGIPDLALENVSLDKQNVSFTIRQNTVPPFKIMLPVVVTTDQGKEESIVEVSNLVDPKTIEVKSGKPLSLAVDPDYNIFRRLKDKELWPCLGATMGDKNLLVVYPSAGTPEENALYKKVAERVAGNQKAAMKADSEFVQADLNNNSLMILGSPAINLAAAQLMNEARFKPDNFKLMKDGFVINNTTYNSPGQAVMASCWSPYNSKKYITLFMGLSQQASERPARVIFFYRWDNYIIFEQGQMIRKGDFNAPFNSLEYSFTGDQITQAAPTPAPAQNPRLDAIRKHCAFLASPALAGRAAGAEGDKAAAEYIAAEFRKYGLATELQPFDIQMQKLGQKTALGMKPTDKWEIKPYTLGKDFLPLNLSANGEVNGALVAAGYGVTAEEFKYDDYKGIDVRDKIVVVKAGLPEPLVQLVVSGTITAAKYSSSILKAANAKNRGAKGIVVVSAKGLADDSAVWQEFPSEAIQKRLRSPEAAASNLTLRFVILGGQSRVATDPILPAVVVTEEVAKELLAAPATVGITTDTTWAKDCTTYNVVATLKGELLASVVLGAHYDHLGSTADGKYFPGANDNASGVAGLLSIAETLARSGIKPKRNIVFVAFGAEEMGLFGSRYYAKHNTAPSKTIAMLNMDMLGRGNPTELTVMGVLRNPEIYDVIKKANGQSRLPLTLKDNIEFTFKFGSDYYSFYEEKIPSLNFTSSRFMEQHTVNDTADKLDIEKIDNAINLVSAALLDIANSSITFPLPKEVEVPFPSGMGGMGGGMGGGHPGGRPGGK; encoded by the coding sequence ATGAAACAAGTACTACTTTATTCCCTGGTATTAATCTGTGTAATCTGCGGCTGCCAATCCTCAGGTATGGCCGGCACGCCATCGTCAGCCCCGGAGCCGCTTAATATCACAGGCCACAAGATTACGGCTGAACTCGACCCGACCATCCATTATATCACGGCCACCGATACCCTGGAAGCAACGGTTGAGAAACAGGGTGTGCCGCCCAAGGTAGGCAATTTCTTTTTCGCCCTGCATCCGGGACTGGAACTGAAATCGCTGGCATTAAGCGACGGCAAAACATCCAAACCCGTCAAATTCACCAAAGGCAAATCAGAAGGCCTGCAATCATATAATTTCTCCCTGCCGCTGGCCAGCACCCAAACCCCGGACAAGTTCACGCTCATCGCCTCATACGAAGGCAAGATATACGACAAGCCCGAAACTGAAAAGACCCTGGGCTTTGTGGCCGGCGGCCGGACCTCAGGCATCATCTCCGAGGAAGGCGTGTATCTGCACCACGGCTCCGGCTGGTATCCCAGAGTCCCGTCCAGTCCGATGATTCGCTTTGAGGTCACCACGCTCACCCCGGCCGGATGGGAGGTAGTCGGCCAGAACGAATTAAAGGCCCGCACGGTCGTGGGCAACCAGGTCAGGACCACCTGGACCAGCGATATCCTGTTTGACAGCTACACTTTAGTAGCCGGAAAATACGTCATCACCGCGGAACAGTTCAACGGCATCCGGGTGGCGTCTTATTTCTACAAGGACTCCCAGCAGTTTGCCCAGGCGCATATCGAGGCGGCCAAGAATTTCCTGGCGCTCTTCCCGACCTTTCTCACGCCCTATCCATTCAAGTCCTTCTCCATCGTGGAGAATTTCTTCACCACCGGCTACGGCATGCCTTCATATACCCTGCTCGGCACGGATGTAATCATGATGGGCCGGCACGCCAACGAAGGCGGGCTGGGCCACGAAATAATGCACTGCTGGTGGGGCAACTACGTCAATGTCGACGAATCGCGCGGCAACTGGTGCGAGGGCCTGACCACCTACTGCTCCAATTATTATTTCCTGGAACTCAAGAAAACCCCGGTTGACGCCCTGAATTACCGCCGGATTAACTGCGTCAAGTTCTCGGCCTTTGTCAACGAAGGCAATGACAAGCCGGTCCGGACCTTCGTGGGCAAGCAGGCCGAAATCGACAACGAAATCGGCTACGGCAAGCCATCGGCCATGTTCCATATGCTCCGGAAGATGATGGGCGATAAGGCGTTCGTCGATGCCCTGCGCCTGGTCATCAAGGAAAAAGGCGGCAACAAAGCCAACTGGGAGGATTTCCAGTTCGCCTTTGAAAAGACCTCGGGCCAGAAACTCCAGTGGTTCTTTGACCAGTGGCTGGACCGGACCGGCATCCCGGACCTGGCACTGGAAAATGTATCACTCGACAAACAGAATGTCTCATTTACCATCAGGCAGAATACGGTCCCGCCATTCAAAATAATGCTGCCGGTGGTCGTCACTACTGACCAGGGCAAGGAAGAAAGTATCGTCGAGGTGTCCAACCTCGTAGACCCAAAGACCATCGAGGTCAAGTCCGGTAAACCGCTGTCACTGGCCGTTGACCCGGACTACAACATCTTCCGCCGGCTCAAGGACAAGGAACTCTGGCCCTGCCTGGGCGCCACCATGGGCGACAAGAATCTCCTGGTGGTTTATCCCTCGGCCGGAACGCCCGAGGAAAACGCCCTCTATAAAAAGGTGGCCGAACGGGTAGCCGGAAACCAAAAAGCGGCCATGAAGGCGGACAGCGAGTTCGTCCAGGCCGACCTAAATAATAATTCGCTCATGATTCTCGGCTCGCCGGCCATCAATCTGGCCGCGGCCCAGTTGATGAACGAGGCCAGGTTCAAGCCCGATAATTTCAAACTGATGAAGGACGGCTTCGTCATCAACAACACCACCTATAACTCGCCCGGCCAGGCGGTCATGGCCTCGTGCTGGAGCCCGTATAACAGCAAGAAATACATCACCCTTTTTATGGGCCTGTCCCAGCAGGCGTCCGAGCGGCCGGCCCGGGTCATATTCTTCTACCGCTGGGACAACTATATCATCTTTGAGCAGGGCCAGATGATCCGCAAGGGCGATTTCAATGCCCCGTTCAACTCGCTGGAATACAGCTTTACCGGCGACCAGATTACCCAGGCAGCGCCCACTCCGGCGCCGGCCCAAAACCCCCGCTTGGATGCCATCCGGAAACACTGCGCCTTTCTGGCATCTCCGGCGTTAGCCGGCCGGGCTGCCGGCGCTGAAGGCGACAAGGCCGCGGCTGAATACATCGCCGCTGAATTTCGGAAATACGGCTTGGCCACCGAACTCCAGCCCTTTGATATCCAGATGCAGAAACTGGGCCAGAAGACCGCCTTGGGGATGAAGCCAACCGACAAATGGGAAATCAAGCCGTACACCCTGGGCAAGGATTTCCTGCCCCTTAATTTAAGCGCTAACGGCGAAGTCAACGGCGCGCTGGTGGCGGCCGGCTACGGCGTCACCGCCGAAGAATTCAAATATGACGACTACAAAGGCATTGACGTCAGGGACAAGATAGTCGTGGTCAAGGCCGGACTGCCCGAGCCGCTGGTCCAACTGGTTGTCTCAGGCACTATCACCGCCGCCAAATACTCGTCATCAATCCTCAAGGCCGCCAACGCCAAGAACCGCGGCGCCAAGGGCATCGTCGTTGTTTCAGCCAAGGGCCTGGCAGACGACAGCGCGGTCTGGCAGGAATTCCCGTCCGAGGCCATCCAGAAACGGCTCAGGTCGCCGGAGGCCGCGGCATCCAATCTGACCCTGCGTTTCGTTATCCTGGGCGGGCAATCAAGAGTCGCTACCGACCCCATATTGCCGGCCGTGGTAGTAACCGAAGAGGTGGCCAAGGAACTGCTGGCCGCGCCGGCCACAGTTGGCATCACCACTGATACCACCTGGGCCAAAGACTGCACTACATATAATGTAGTTGCAACGCTCAAGGGCGAACTGCTGGCCAGCGTGGTCCTGGGCGCGCATTATGACCATCTCGGTTCAACCGCAGACGGTAAATATTTCCCGGGCGCCAATGATAACGCCTCAGGCGTGGCCGGACTGCTGTCCATTGCCGAGACCCTGGCCCGCTCCGGCATAAAACCCAAACGCAATATCGTATTCGTGGCATTCGGCGCCGAGGAAATGGGGCTCTTTGGCTCCAGATACTATGCTAAACACAATACCGCGCCGTCCAAGACCATTGCTATGTTAAATATGGATATGCTCGGCCGGGGCAATCCGACCGAACTTACTGTCATGGGCGTGCTGAGAAATCCTGAGATCTACGATGTCATTAAAAAAGCCAATGGCCAATCCAGACTACCCCTGACCCTCAAGGATAATATCGAATTCACCTTCAAGTTCGGCTCGGACTATTATTCATTTTACGAGGAGAAGATACCGTCCCTCAACTTCACCTCCAGCCGTTTTATGGAACAGCATACTGTCAACGACACGGCCGACAAGCTCGACATCGAGAAGATTGATAACGCCATCAATCTGGTATCCGCAGCCCTGCTGGATATTGCCAATTCCAGCATAACATTCCCTTTGCCCAAGGAAGTGGAAGTCCCGTTCCCGTCCGGCATGGGTGGAATGGGTGGAGGCATGGGCGGCGGGCATCCAGGCGGCCGTCCGGGTGGGAAATAG
- a CDS encoding SIS domain-containing protein: MNKEIISRIIESAEAKYLMLNQAEVIAKIADKVISALKKGNKVVLFGNGGSASDSQHLAAEIVGCFTRRSRRPLPAIALTANTSNLTAIGNDYGFENVFSRQVEALVNRGDVVLAFSTSGNSVNVIKGVQAARKKGAYVIGFTGHKKNKLKSSVDLCFSAPADTSGRIQECHITAGHIVCEMVDRAF, encoded by the coding sequence ATGAATAAAGAGATTATCAGCCGGATAATAGAATCAGCCGAGGCCAAGTACCTGATGCTCAACCAGGCCGAGGTGATTGCCAAAATAGCGGATAAGGTTATCAGCGCGCTCAAGAAGGGCAACAAGGTGGTGCTGTTCGGCAACGGCGGCAGCGCCTCGGACAGCCAGCATCTGGCGGCTGAAATCGTGGGCTGTTTTACCAGGCGTAGCCGCCGGCCATTGCCGGCCATTGCCTTGACTGCCAATACATCCAATCTGACCGCCATCGGGAATGACTATGGGTTTGAGAATGTATTCAGCCGGCAGGTTGAGGCGCTGGTTAATCGGGGTGATGTGGTGCTGGCGTTTTCCACCAGCGGGAATTCGGTTAACGTGATAAAGGGCGTTCAGGCCGCGCGTAAGAAGGGCGCTTATGTTATCGGCTTTACCGGCCATAAGAAGAATAAACTAAAGTCGTCCGTGGATTTATGTTTCTCGGCCCCGGCTGATACCTCAGGCCGGATTCAGGAATGCCATATTACCGCCGGGCATATTGTGTGCGAGATGGTGGATAGGGCGTTTTAA
- the plsY gene encoding glycerol-3-phosphate 1-O-acyltransferase PlsY produces the protein MIYYYIICAVVGYLIGSIPFGYIIVKLRKGIDIRTVGSGNIGATNVVRIAGLPWGILCFLLDAAKGFLPTLYVIYNLTCSPRAEIVVTHGDFGGCTVIEMTSGAIIGLSLIIGHLFPVYIRFRGGKGVATALGVFLALTPEATIVSFIIWLVLFSLFRYVSVASIMAAVSLPISFGWITQSKYPIRSIWEYYYGLFIVCIIVAILVIIKHIPNIKRLIKGTEPKVRLWGRKAEEKLQ, from the coding sequence ATGATTTACTATTACATTATTTGCGCTGTTGTCGGGTATCTGATTGGCTCAATTCCTTTCGGTTATATCATTGTCAAACTCAGGAAAGGCATAGACATTCGCACTGTCGGCAGCGGGAATATTGGGGCAACTAATGTTGTAAGGATTGCTGGATTACCTTGGGGCATACTTTGCTTTTTGTTAGATGCAGCCAAGGGGTTTTTGCCTACACTGTATGTTATTTATAACTTAACTTGTTCACCGCGAGCGGAAATCGTCGTGACCCATGGTGATTTCGGTGGTTGCACCGTAATAGAAATGACAAGCGGGGCAATAATAGGATTAAGCCTTATTATCGGACACCTTTTCCCTGTTTATATCCGTTTTAGAGGGGGCAAGGGAGTGGCCACAGCGCTTGGGGTGTTTTTAGCGCTTACACCTGAAGCAACAATTGTTTCATTTATTATTTGGTTGGTATTATTTTCGTTATTTCGTTATGTTTCTGTTGCGTCAATTATGGCTGCGGTCTCATTGCCAATAAGTTTTGGATGGATAACACAAAGTAAATATCCCATAAGGAGTATATGGGAATATTATTATGGATTATTTATTGTTTGTATCATTGTTGCCATATTAGTTATTATCAAACATATTCCCAACATCAAGCGGTTGATTAAGGGAACGGAGCCGAAAGTTCGCCTGTGGGGGCGAAAAGCGGAGGAGAAGTTACAATAG